One segment of Phragmites australis chromosome 13, lpPhrAust1.1, whole genome shotgun sequence DNA contains the following:
- the LOC133889475 gene encoding uncharacterized protein LOC133889475 produces the protein MLVFPIADVDQVRDWILSVLESTKDKVIYFDGWNGLGAAPVLRSVSQVLTSMEAYPPKSFDIMIFIDCSVWESQREMQRKIAKELKLGHKIMAIFDEQDEEDDFNGKDPRSRDLIQSVSIVIEQTLGYRSFSMVFLNGSDDEVDVSRFGITTEYRDHKILWTLKKKGYLTIHPRYSELRDMLRHTDFYVSSGARAGISYSEFHALLREEAASMDACTDCCLHELFVYYSFHNTTGFDRVAHASMCWICDDLVQGERAREISKALHPEISWDCDTSLLDDVFEKFKEDPESPFLVVKDDGIFEKRPYRWISITTSKNMILQEDMQTILERASSLFIAFEMSNNQPGLPNGLFKHCSNFSVLILSCCAFSFTSPPFRHCHTVRFLALDHCRDDNTSEGEDCMGWTCLHSVRVLDIRYTDWDEILYEEKMDLMANLRELNMEGVWCWQHTSQLQRRLPYLQRLRITKPMHHAEASSTAINDLFMDKTNLEILDLSGNSDMESLPASLSKASKLQVLVLDGCDGLEKVAMPDKLPSSLRSFSFDGYGPASHWTSTIELPLESSRPKPPSDASKKNVKTSEISLQGCSQLEKLFLRGLPNLVELDLSGTPIKILDFVTMMVDVPKLKRLFLLGCQHLRAIRWDSMHEIELICIDTRPWKTVGCTRPPLAKHKPFKLQVHAILGDARLVRSLCPLLQTQGGRPDDVCFNIHIVSSNVYTEFVQLEETSKEEMVGPTNQRHLALAGKYGDVLTEVVGDALIPMQAFPLPPTQQFDRHVEIGDGNLGREHELDAYYGTDNLRAVMERHVQSLHVHDVLTRASMRAQDWYSLRWCRVERCHNMETVFIPCANSSLSKLETLWASDLTMALCIWSKEPWRYKSSSFENLQHLHLRSCPRLQFVLPLCQASFPNLVTLHIIHCGDLMHIFALDKYYVASRTIRRVQFPKLTTIHLHNLPKLQQICEGKMMLAPALETIRIRGSFGLRRLPALEGRGPGARRPTVELEKDVWDALEWDGPAAGHHPDLFEPPVHSRFYKRRLLRGTVLR, from the exons ATGCTC GTATTTCCTATAGCAGACGTTGACCAAGTCAGAGACTGGATACTTTCTGTGCTGGAATCAACGAAAGACAAAGTGATATATTTTGATGGTTGGAATGGTTTGGGGGCGGCACCGGTCCTTAGATCCGTATCACAAGTACTTACATCTATGGAAGCCTATCCTCCAAAAAGCTTTGACATAATGATTTTCATAGACTGCTCAGTGTGGGAAAGCCAAAGGGAAATGCAGAGAAAAATTGCGAAGGAGCTAAAACTTGGCCATAAAATCATGGCCATATTTGACGAGCAGGACGAGGAGGATGACTTCAATGGAAAGGACCCCCGCTCTAGGGATTTGATACAAAGTGTCTCAATAGTGATTGAACAAACCCTGGGGTACAGAAGCTTTTCTATGGTTTTTCTTAACGGAAGTGATGATGAGGTTGATGTAAGTAGATTTGGTATTACAACTGAATATCGCGATCACAAAATATTAtggacattaaaaaaaaaagggtacCTAACCATTCATCCCCGCTATTCAGAGCTACGCGACATGCTAAGACATACTGACTTTTATGTTAGCAGTGGAGCAAGGGCGGGTATCAGCTATTCAGAGTTTCACGCACTATTGCGTGAAGAGGCTGCTAGCATGGATGCTTGTACAGATTGTTGTTTGCACGAGTTATTCGTGTATTATAGTTTTCACAACACCACTGGATTTGATAGGGTGGCTCATGCTTCTATGTGCTGGATATGTGATGATCTTGTTCAGGGAGAAAGAGCGAGAGAGATTAGTAAAGCACTACATCCAGAAATAAGTTGGGACTGCGATACATCTCTGCTTGATGATgtgtttgaaaagttcaaggaagaTCCAGAGAGTCCGTTTTTGGTAGTTAAAGATGATGGCATCTTTGAAAAGAGACCTTACCGTTGGATTTCCATTACTACCTCGAAGAATATGATATTACAGGAGGACATGCAAACTATactggaaagggcgtcatcttTATTCATAGCATTTGAAATGTCTAATAACCAGCCAGGATTGCCAAATGGATTGTTCAAGCACTGCAGCAACTTTAGCGTGCTAATTCTATCTTGTTGTGCCTTTAGTTTTACATCACCTCCTTTCCGCCACTGCCACACAGTAAGATTCCTTGCATTGGACCACTGCAGAGACGACAACACAAGTGAAGGAGAGGATTGTATGGGGTGGACATGTCTGCATAGCGTGCGGGTGCTTGATATTCGCTACACAGATTGGGATGAGATCTTATATGAAGAAAAGATGGATCTCATGGCTAACCTCAGGGAGCTAAATATGGAGGGAGTTTGGTGCTGGCAGCACACAAGTCAATTGCAAAGAAGACTACCTTACCTTCAGAGGCTCAGAATAACCAAGCCTATGCATCATGCTGAAGCATCGTCAACAGCCATCAACGACTTATTCATGGACAAGACAAATCTAGAAATACTTGATTTGTCTGGCAACAGCGACATGGAGAGTCTACCAGCAAGCCTATCAAAGGCGAGCAAGCTTCAGgtgcttgttcttgatggttgcGATGGGCTAGAAAAAGTTGCCATGCCTGACAAGCTCCCTTCATCCTTAAGGTCATTCAGCTTTGATGGCTACGGACCAGCGTCCCATTGGACATCTACTATTGAGCTACCTCTAGAAAGTTCCCGTCCGAAGCCTCCTTCCGATGCAAGTAAGAAGAATGTCAAAACCAGTGAGATATCCCTACAAGGATGCTCGCAATTGGAGAAATTGTTCTTGCGTGGGCTGCCCAATCTCGTGGAGCTGGACCTCTCCGGAACCCCAATAAAGATACTTGATTTTGTAACTATGATGGTGGATGTCCCCAAGCTCAAGCGACTCTTTCTATTGGGCTGTCAACACCTTCGTGCAATAAGATGGGACTCAATGCACGAGATAGAGTTGATATGCATAGACACACGACCTTGGAAGACAGTTGGATGTACTCGGCCACCCCTGGccaagcataaacccttcaAGTTGCAGGTGCATGCTATTCTTGGAGACGCGAGGCTTGTTAGGTCCTTGTGTCCTCTGTTACAAACTCAAGGAGGCCGTCCAGATGATGTCTGTTTCAATATCCACATAGTATCTTCAAATGTGTATACTGAATTTGTTCAACTCGAAGAAACCAGCAAAGAGGAGATGGTTGGACCCACTAATCAACGCCACCTTGCTCTAGCAGGCAAGTACGGCGATGTCCTTACGGAGGTCGTTGGTGATGCCCTGATCCCGATGCAGGCCTTCCCGCTGCCCCCAACTCAACAGTTTGATCGCCATGTCGAGATTGGTGATGGGAACCTCGGCAGGGAGCACGAGCTGGACGCATATTATGGTACTGATAATTTACGTGCTGTGATGGAACGGCATGTCCAATCGCTGCATGTGCACGATGTCTTGACCAGAGCTAGCATGCGTGCACAAGATTGGTATAGCCTCAGGTGGTGCCGCGTGGAGAGGTGCCACAACATGGAAACCGTCTTCATCCCTTGTGCCAACTCCTCTCTCTCCAAGCTGGAGACCTTATGGGCATCGGACCTCACAATGGCCCTCTGCATTTGGAGCAAAGAGCCGTGGCGTTATAAAAGTTCTTCCTTCGAAAATCTGCAGCACCTGCATCTGCGCTCCTGCCCAAGGCTCCAGTTTGTGCTGCCCCTGTGCCAGGCCTCATTCCCCAACTTGGTGACCCTCCACATCATCCACTGCGGTGACCTCATGCACATCTTCGCACTAGACAAGTACTACGTTGCATCCAGAACCATCCGCCGCGTACAGTTCCCGAAGCTGACCACTATCCACCTGCATAACCTGCCGAAGCTGCAGCAGATCTGCGAGGGGAAGATGATGCTCGCGCCCGCGCTCGAGACCATCAGGATCAGGGGCAGCTTCGGCCTGCGCCGGCTGCCGGCCTTGGAGGGCCGCGGGCCAGGCGCGAGGAGGCCGACGGTGGAGCTAGAGAAGGACGTGTGGGACGCGCTGGAGTGGGACGGGCCGGCCGCCGGCCACCACCCCGACCTCTTCGAGCCGCCGGTGCACTCGCGTTTCTACAAGAGGCGCCTGCTCAGGGGCACCGTCCTCAG GTGA
- the LOC133888722 gene encoding uncharacterized protein LOC133888722 encodes MDKLVQFGRKAWFVVRVMSGYEERRIRSYRLQLQKRLEMAQARKEELQKQPEQVILSEVRQVVQQMQALNQHLEEAETAIDEYFKPIDKNAKIMTDMQLEKEEKQMKEMAKVMQEQIKMQREIAMKRAEATSIESNDAQMGEKVAESSPKQEVVK; translated from the exons ATGGATAAGCTGGTGCAGTTCGGGAGGAAGGCGTGGTTCGTGGTGCGGGTGATGTCCGGCTACGAGGAGAGGAGGATCCGATCGTACAGGCTGCAGTTGCAGAAGCGCCTCGAGATG GCCCAAGCTAGGAAGGAAGAGCTGCAGAAACAACCAGAACAAGTTATCTTATCAGAGGTTCGTCAAGTGGTTCAGCAGATGCAAGCTCTCAATCAGCATCTTGAAGAAGCT GAAACTGCTATTGATGAATATTTCAAACCAATTGACAAGAATGCTAAGATCATGACAGATATGCAGttggagaaagaagaaaagcaaaTGAAGGAGATGGCAAAAGTTATGCAAGagcaaataaaaatgcaaagaGAAATCGCAATGAAAAGAGCTGAGGCCACTAGCATAGAGTCAAACGATGCTCAAATGGGTGAAAAAGTGGCTGAAAGCTCTCCAAAACAAGAAGTTGTAAAATAG
- the LOC133887815 gene encoding acetyltransferase At1g77540-like gives MAKRGGGGGGTDDREEAPPETEIIVWREEAQRFETPDGEAFLQYRLPSPAVMDVVHTYVPRSKRGRGLAARLCDAAFAHARGRGMRVVPTCSYVSDTYLPRYPAWNELVYNKDQDPNPNPNPSSM, from the exons ATGGCGAagcggggcggcggcggcggcggcacggacGACCGGGAGGAGGCCCCGCCCGAGACGGAGATCATCGTGTGGAGGGAGGAGGCGCAGAGGTTCGAGACGCCCGACGGCGAGGCCTTCCTCCAGTACCGCCTCCCGTCGCCGGCGGTGATGGACGTGGTGCACACGTACGTGCCGCGGAGCAAGCGCGGGCGGGGCCTCGCCGCGCGCCTCTGCGACGCCGCCTTCGCCCACGCGCGGGGCCGCGGCATGCGCGTCGTCCCCACCTGCTCCTACGTCTCC GACACGTACCTCCCTCGATATCCGGCGTGGAACGAGCTCGTGTACAACAAGGACCAGGACCCCAATCCCAATCCCAATCCCAGCAGCATGTAG